One Natrinema longum genomic window carries:
- a CDS encoding DUF7346 family protein: MKTVEDDTGRRYLLLRRSDNASLVRDPETGNECYVQNDRLEAVDGESALETAAGTVADPVLTLLTNVHDAETLGLLIELADRGPLGVRTLLDAYQFCESDLHGRLTVLSAAGLLEEADVAGERGYGLTEDCERALETIRPEIEPSNDGTADTD; encoded by the coding sequence ATGAAAACAGTCGAGGACGACACCGGCAGACGATACCTGCTTCTCAGACGATCGGACAACGCGAGTCTCGTCCGTGATCCCGAAACCGGCAACGAGTGTTACGTTCAAAACGACCGCCTCGAGGCCGTCGACGGCGAGTCGGCGCTCGAGACGGCCGCCGGAACCGTGGCCGATCCGGTCCTGACGTTGCTGACCAACGTCCACGACGCGGAGACGCTCGGCCTGTTGATCGAACTCGCCGATCGGGGGCCACTCGGCGTCCGCACCCTGCTCGACGCCTACCAGTTCTGCGAGAGCGATCTCCACGGCCGGCTGACGGTCCTTTCGGCGGCCGGACTGCTCGAAGAAGCCGACGTTGCCGGCGAACGCGGATACGGGCTCACCGAGGACTGCGAACGCGCACTCGAGACGATCCGACCGGAAATCGAGCCGTCGAACGACGGGACGGCGGATACCGACTGA
- a CDS encoding DUF7322 domain-containing protein: protein MVFDRTENEPEEWDPEEEFYDPESDSLTIPQVSIEDDGPDDDLDELTNPIRAPTVSTGEMDVPDEILQTFWVLVVVLNAAVLLVSLGLLFLIFEGNLTRGGPLVGGGLVLLGLAGRRYRRFRAGDYGNTAGTDGSGTDTAADGGSEDTEPTESTTEGSAETPSRDGTQE from the coding sequence GTGGTATTCGACCGGACCGAGAACGAGCCCGAGGAGTGGGACCCCGAAGAGGAGTTCTACGACCCCGAGAGCGACTCGTTGACGATTCCACAGGTCTCGATCGAGGACGACGGTCCGGACGACGACCTGGACGAACTCACGAACCCGATCAGGGCACCGACCGTTTCGACCGGCGAAATGGACGTTCCCGACGAGATCCTCCAGACGTTCTGGGTGCTGGTGGTGGTGCTCAACGCCGCCGTGTTGCTCGTCTCGCTCGGTCTGTTGTTCCTGATTTTCGAGGGGAACCTGACCCGTGGGGGACCCCTCGTCGGTGGTGGACTCGTTTTGCTCGGTCTGGCCGGTCGACGATACAGACGGTTTCGGGCAGGCGACTACGGCAACACTGCCGGTACTGACGGTTCCGGAACCGATACCGCCGCTGACGGCGGCTCCGAGGACACGGAACCGACCGAGTCGACCACGGAGGGATCGGCCGAAACACCTTCACGGGACGGTACACAAGAGTAG
- a CDS encoding DUF7331 family protein, translated as MNDDVTDQREPSSEPAGTATIESYETEDGVVFYDAENPLAWVETSRTLTLEELA; from the coding sequence ATGAACGATGACGTGACGGATCAGCGCGAACCGAGTAGTGAACCCGCGGGGACCGCAACGATCGAGTCCTACGAGACCGAGGACGGCGTCGTCTTCTATGACGCCGAGAATCCGCTGGCGTGGGTAGAGACCTCCCGGACGCTTACTCTCGAGGAACTGGCCTGA